From the genome of Phocoena phocoena chromosome 18, mPhoPho1.1, whole genome shotgun sequence, one region includes:
- the GGACT gene encoding gamma-glutamylaminecyclotransferase codes for MAHVFVYGTLKTGQPNHRVLLESTHGRAVFRGWGRTVEPYPLVIAGQRNIPRLLNLPGQGRRVAGEVYAVDEQMLRFLDEFEGCPDMYQRTQVTVAVEGAGGTLQCFVYSTATYPPEWVHLPYHDDYDSQGEHGLRYSPRESR; via the coding sequence ATGGCCCACGTGTTCGTGTACGGGACCCTGAAGACGGGCCAGCCCAACCACCGGGTCCTGCTGGAGAGCACCCACGGTCGCGCCGTCTTCCGGGGCTGGGGTCGCACGGTCGAGCCGTACCCGCTGGTGATCGCGGGGCAGCGCAACATCCCGCGGCTGCTGAACCTGCCGGGCCAGGGGCGCCGAGTGGCTGGGGAGGTCTACGCCGTGGACGAGCAGATGCTGCGCTTTCTGGACGAGTTCGAAGGCTGCCCGGACATGTACCAGCGCACCCAGGTGACAGTCGCTGTTGAGGGGGCGGGCGGGACCCTACAGTGCTTCGTGTACAGCACGGCCACCTACCCGCCCGAGTGGGTCCACCTCCCGTACCACGACGATTACGACTCACAGGGGGAGCACGGGCTTCGCTACAGTCCGCGGGAAAGCAGATAA